A DNA window from Polynucleobacter sp. AP-Titi-500A-B4 contains the following coding sequences:
- a CDS encoding SDR family oxidoreductase codes for MNPSSTALSQQRKAVLVTGAAKRLGREIALQFARQGWDVAVHYGRSEKEALETVGQIQGFGVQSAAFQADLANEQSAQNLFSQVSKEFTHLHCLVNSASIFEYDRASTNTPLTTKTLQDHMQVNLTAPVLLAQLMFQFQKKNGSKFDVIPSVIQLLDQKLINLNPDYLSYTLSKAALATSVEMLAMDFAPYLRVVGLAPGISLPSGEQTDEGFSKAHQMTPLGKSSTPADIAKAAVFLADSNAITGTTLYVDGGQHLLPSSRDVMFKTN; via the coding sequence TTGAACCCCAGTTCAACCGCCCTTTCCCAGCAACGAAAAGCCGTTTTAGTGACTGGCGCTGCCAAGCGCCTCGGTCGAGAAATCGCTTTGCAATTCGCACGTCAGGGATGGGATGTGGCTGTTCATTATGGGCGATCTGAAAAGGAAGCCTTAGAAACAGTTGGCCAAATTCAGGGTTTTGGGGTCCAGTCCGCAGCATTTCAAGCTGATTTGGCAAATGAGCAGTCAGCTCAAAATCTTTTTTCTCAAGTCAGCAAGGAATTCACTCATCTACATTGCTTGGTTAATAGCGCATCAATTTTTGAATATGACCGTGCCAGCACAAATACGCCGCTAACAACAAAGACGCTGCAAGACCACATGCAGGTTAATTTAACCGCGCCTGTTTTATTGGCTCAACTCATGTTTCAGTTCCAGAAAAAGAATGGTAGTAAGTTCGATGTCATTCCTTCGGTAATCCAGTTGCTAGATCAAAAGCTCATCAATTTAAATCCGGATTACTTGTCATACACTTTATCGAAGGCTGCATTAGCAACTTCTGTGGAGATGTTGGCAATGGATTTTGCGCCGTACCTAAGGGTAGTGGGTTTAGCGCCCGGCATTTCTTTGCCTTCTGGCGAACAGACCGATGAAGGTTTTTCTAAAGCGCATCAAATGACGCCATTAGGTAAGTCATCTACACCAGCAGACATTGCAAAGGCTGCAGTATTTTTGGCTGACTCAAATGCAATTACTGGCACCACTCTTTATGTGGATGGTGGGCAACACTTATTACCTTCATCACGTGATGTGATGTTTAAAACTAATTAA
- a CDS encoding class I SAM-dependent methyltransferase, with protein sequence MDITLTSLETEHSELLKAKIASQIVSRGGWIPFSRYMEMALYEPGMGYYSAGAHKLGAGGDFTTAPELSPLFGAAICSTLIPVLEGLKAQGLPTQVLEFGAGTGKLATSILGRLQDLDFTLDRYDIVEISPDLAQRQQERISNATTERNISTQCHWLNELPQNFKGVILANEVIDAIPCDAIIFQNGFWYWHGVSLEDGKLIWKTGLPVEQALLPETLLNGNFSEGYVTELHTPANAWMRQVAHHLNAGLFLTFDYGFPESEYYHPQRLEGTLMAHHRHHAIQDPFHLPGLCDLTTHVEWSQIARCALAENADDVFLTNQAAYLLDAGIGDIALEIGDPGNPETFLPISNSLQKLLSEAEMGELFKAFAFSKNLDQLLPGFTLEDLPGLRGRNRL encoded by the coding sequence ATGGATATTACCTTGACCAGCCTCGAAACGGAGCACAGTGAGCTTCTGAAGGCCAAAATAGCCTCTCAGATCGTCTCTCGGGGCGGCTGGATACCCTTTTCTCGTTATATGGAAATGGCGTTATATGAGCCCGGAATGGGCTACTACAGCGCAGGGGCTCATAAGCTAGGCGCTGGTGGCGACTTCACTACGGCCCCCGAACTGAGTCCTTTATTCGGCGCAGCGATTTGCTCAACCCTCATCCCAGTTCTAGAGGGCCTCAAGGCGCAAGGTCTGCCAACTCAAGTATTGGAATTTGGTGCAGGCACCGGCAAGCTCGCCACATCTATTTTGGGCCGTCTTCAGGATCTCGATTTCACATTAGATCGCTATGACATCGTGGAGATCTCTCCCGACTTAGCACAGCGCCAGCAGGAAAGAATTAGCAATGCCACTACAGAGCGCAATATCTCAACTCAATGTCATTGGCTAAATGAACTACCCCAAAATTTTAAGGGCGTCATCTTGGCAAATGAAGTCATTGATGCCATTCCATGTGATGCCATCATTTTTCAAAATGGGTTTTGGTATTGGCATGGGGTCTCTCTTGAAGATGGAAAACTGATCTGGAAAACAGGATTGCCTGTTGAGCAAGCTTTGCTTCCCGAAACCTTATTAAATGGCAATTTTTCAGAAGGCTATGTCACCGAATTACATACTCCTGCAAATGCATGGATGCGACAAGTAGCCCATCATTTAAATGCCGGCCTGTTTCTCACCTTTGATTACGGCTTTCCAGAGAGCGAGTATTACCACCCACAAAGATTGGAAGGCACATTGATGGCACACCATCGCCATCATGCAATACAAGATCCATTTCATCTGCCCGGTCTTTGCGATCTCACCACCCACGTAGAGTGGTCACAAATCGCTCGCTGTGCTCTTGCAGAGAATGCTGATGATGTATTCCTGACAAACCAAGCTGCCTATTTATTGGATGCAGGCATTGGTGATATTGCCTTGGAGATTGGTGACCCTGGCAATCCAGAGACATTCTTGCCAATTTCCAACTCACTACAAAAATTATTATCTGAAGCAGAAATGGGTGAGCTATTTAAGGCTTTTGCTTTCTCGAAGAACTTAGATCAATTATTGCCAGGCTTCACGCTTGAGGATCTGCCTGGATTGCGCGGCAGAAATCGACTCTAA
- a CDS encoding polynucleotide adenylyltransferase, protein MKIYAVGGAIRDTLMGLPVHDIDYVVVGSSVDEMIAKGFRPVGKDFPVFLHPETQAEYALARTERKTGKGYKGFHFYADPSVTLEQDLQRRDLTINAMAQEVGVDGSLTGPILDPYNGREDLAAKVFRHVSDAFAEDPLRLLRIARFAARFPEFSVADETMLALKAIVQAGELNALSAERIWQELARGLVASKPMHMFQVLLNTGAAKTILSSTLNTQLLQESDRQILIAHLDSVGNRLDDRCAIILMKVPASEIRSWAECVRMPTEVRDFSEIFSELISFINKCNSTYRAVDVLAWFNRADVWRKPDRGQELLNLAEKLGFKVTPLIKAMRDAQALNTAEIISGVAAQDRSNGERIGSAFELARLAAIIAALQS, encoded by the coding sequence ATGAAGATCTACGCCGTTGGCGGAGCTATTCGAGACACCTTAATGGGTTTGCCCGTTCACGACATTGATTATGTGGTGGTGGGCTCTAGTGTTGATGAAATGATTGCTAAAGGTTTTCGACCAGTTGGAAAAGATTTTCCTGTCTTTTTACATCCTGAGACGCAGGCTGAATATGCTTTGGCGCGTACTGAGCGCAAGACCGGTAAAGGCTATAAAGGCTTTCATTTTTATGCCGATCCCTCAGTTACCTTAGAGCAAGATTTGCAGCGTCGCGATTTAACGATTAATGCGATGGCGCAGGAAGTGGGTGTCGATGGTAGTTTGACTGGCCCAATTCTGGATCCTTATAACGGCCGAGAAGATTTGGCAGCAAAAGTATTTCGTCATGTATCTGATGCTTTTGCAGAGGATCCTTTGCGCCTACTACGTATCGCTCGGTTTGCGGCTCGCTTTCCAGAATTTAGTGTGGCCGATGAAACGATGCTGGCATTAAAAGCCATTGTTCAGGCCGGAGAATTAAACGCTTTATCAGCAGAGCGTATCTGGCAAGAGCTCGCCAGAGGTTTGGTTGCCAGCAAACCTATGCATATGTTTCAGGTGTTATTAAATACTGGCGCTGCTAAAACGATTCTATCGTCAACGTTAAATACCCAACTACTTCAAGAGTCAGATCGCCAAATTCTCATCGCCCATTTAGACTCCGTTGGAAATCGCTTAGATGACCGCTGTGCAATTATCTTAATGAAGGTGCCTGCAAGTGAAATTCGTTCATGGGCAGAATGTGTTCGCATGCCAACTGAAGTGCGTGACTTTAGTGAAATTTTTAGTGAGCTCATCTCATTCATTAACAAATGCAACAGTACTTATAGGGCGGTAGATGTTTTGGCTTGGTTTAATCGTGCTGATGTTTGGCGAAAGCCTGATCGCGGGCAGGAGCTATTAAATCTTGCAGAAAAGTTAGGATTTAAAGTAACTCCTTTAATTAAGGCAATGCGCGATGCGCAGGCACTGAATACAGCCGAAATTATTTCTGGCGTTGCAGCGCAAGACCGATCAAATGGTGAGCGAATTGGTAGTGCTTTTGAGCTTGCAAGATTAGCTGCAATTATTGCTGCACTTCAGAGTTAA
- a CDS encoding complex I NDUFA9 subunit family protein has translation MQYDILLIGGNGFVGHVLAAQLQIVGYSVLIPSSHLAAGRSLRMLPKVHIEDADVHDFDELQSLCARIRPNGAVINLVGVLHDKPAQPYGKVFKSAHVDLPKNIITAMQLHGLKRYLHMSALGADSHGPSMYQRSKGDGEAAVKASNLDWTIFRPSVIFGAQDQFINLFVRLTKLFPAMPLANHQAKFQPVSVDDVAGAFVKSLAMPQTIHQSYDLVGPMVYTMKEIVEFAARKAKTSCAIIPAPAFVGYLQALAFEFLPGPTLMSRDNIASMQLPNTLPVNGRDALTEVFKMSRRTLEGMQ, from the coding sequence ATGCAATATGACATTTTGCTCATTGGTGGCAATGGATTTGTAGGCCATGTTTTAGCTGCACAACTCCAAATAGTCGGCTACTCAGTATTAATCCCATCCAGTCATCTAGCGGCAGGACGTTCGCTACGAATGTTACCCAAGGTGCATATTGAGGATGCTGATGTTCATGATTTTGATGAATTACAGTCTTTGTGTGCTCGCATCAGGCCCAATGGAGCGGTTATCAATTTAGTGGGTGTGTTGCACGATAAACCGGCGCAGCCATATGGCAAAGTCTTTAAGTCTGCTCATGTAGATTTACCAAAAAATATTATTACCGCGATGCAATTGCATGGACTAAAGCGTTATCTGCACATGAGTGCGCTTGGTGCTGACTCTCATGGACCCTCTATGTATCAGCGTAGTAAAGGTGACGGAGAAGCGGCGGTCAAAGCAAGCAATCTTGATTGGACTATTTTTAGACCTTCAGTGATTTTTGGTGCGCAAGACCAATTTATTAATTTATTTGTTAGGCTCACCAAATTATTTCCGGCGATGCCATTGGCCAATCACCAAGCCAAGTTTCAACCGGTGAGTGTTGATGATGTCGCGGGTGCATTTGTGAAATCTTTAGCGATGCCGCAAACGATTCATCAATCCTATGATTTGGTAGGCCCCATGGTCTATACGATGAAAGAGATCGTTGAATTTGCCGCTCGTAAAGCCAAAACATCTTGCGCCATTATTCCCGCCCCGGCATTTGTTGGTTACTTGCAGGCCTTGGCATTTGAGTTCTTGCCTGGCCCAACCTTGATGTCGCGGGACAACATTGCCTCAATGCAATTACCTAACACTTTGCCTGTAAATGGTAGGGATGCTTTAACTGAAGTATTCAAAATGAGTCGTCGCACTTTAGAGGGTATGCAGTAA